The following are encoded in a window of Myxocyprinus asiaticus isolate MX2 ecotype Aquarium Trade chromosome 17, UBuf_Myxa_2, whole genome shotgun sequence genomic DNA:
- the LOC127455073 gene encoding left-right determination factor 2-like has translation MALLIQLFICATFISFTEGFEHEDMKQAVLQKLGLMEMPRIQKRDLENLVIPAHIKNKYLSMLKLHNKRKRRSLPSLAGILRGIHGSADITGEVKYSDTTRQRLMFDMEARLQENTEVTMAELKLYQTAVQNPSKPERRHHRPISNARVSIYWVEVLEDGSNRTSLVDSRLVPIHETGWRSFDVTQAIHYWSKSQKKTPLHLEVWTEGMRPGSYAAEMAKRVCFATQAPKENALEKDMGAPELVFYTLNLDEYGSQGNCNSSPNGSKCCREEHFINFRELTWTQYWIIEPAGYQAFRCAGGCKQPGFYGYGQRTCAVMESAPLPMMYLVKKGDYTEIEVAEFPNMIVEKCGCSTDKILQL, from the exons ATGGCTTTGCTCATCCAGCTGTTCATCTGTGCCACATTCATTTCATTTACTGAGGGATTCGAACATGAGGATATGAAGCAAGCTGTGCTCCAAAAACTTGGACTAATGGAAATGCCCAGGATTCAGAAGCGAGACTTGGAAAATCTGGTCATCCCAGCTCACATCAAGAATAAATATCTGTCCATGCTGAAACTGCATAACAAGAGGAAGAGAAGATCTCTGCCGAGTTTGGCAGGAATTCTAAGAGGCATCCATGGGAGTGCAG ATATAACAGGAGAAGTAAAGTACTCTGACACAACTCGTCAGCGTCTTATGTTTGACATGGAGGCGAGGCTACAGGAAAACACTGAAGTTACTATGGCCGAACTGAAACTGTACCAAACAGCTGTGCAAAACCCATCTAAACCTGAGCGAAGGCACCACAGACCCATTAGTAATGCAAGAGTGAGCATCTACTGGGTGGAAGTGTTGGAAGACGGCTCAAACAGAACATCTCTTGTAGACTCCAG ATTGGTTCCTATTCATGAAACTGGTTGGAGGAGCTTTGATGTGACTCAAGCGATTCATTACTGGTCTAAATCGCAAAAGAAGACACCTTTGCATCTTGAGGTGTGGACCGAGGGAATGAGGCCAGGGAGTTATGCAGCTGAAATGGCCAAGAGAGTGTGCTTTGCAACACAAGCTCCAAAGGAGAACGCTCTGGAGAAGGACATGGGTGCACCAGAACTTGTGTTCTACACCTTAAACTTGGATGAATATGG aTCACAGGGTAACTGCAACTCCAGCCCAAACGGCAGCAAGTGCTGTCGGGAGGAGCACTTCATAAACTTCCGTGAGCTCACCTGGACGCAGTATTGGATCATCGAACCGGCCGGATACCAGGCGTTCCGCTGCGCAGGAGGATGCAAGCAGCCAGGTTTCTATGGTTACGGACAGAGGACGTGCGCGGTGATGGAGAGCGCACCGCTGCCCATGATGTACCTGGTGAAAAAGGGAGATTACACGGAAATCGAGGTGGCAGAGTTTCCGAACATGATTGTTGAGAAGTGTGGATGCTCCACGGACAAAATCCTTCAGTTATGA